In Rhizobium lusitanum, a genomic segment contains:
- a CDS encoding ABC transporter substrate-binding protein, which produces MTFKMITAVGAFALMALSAASVLAAGDPLSAAPAVRSDTTTIVVGSADFPESQLLATIYAKALAAKGVPVETKLNIGSREVYIPALLDGSIDLLPEYAGATLNYLDKSATAHSPSDVAAALKAALPKGISMLTPSAAQDSDGIAVTRKTAEKYKLKTIADLTPVASQLVLGGPPEWKTRKEGMIGLKDLYGIEFKSLRALDVGGPLTLAALVNDQVQVANLFSTDPAIAENDLVVLEDVKNLFSAQNIVPVIATPKVSDVVTKTLDAVSAALTTTDLVVMNGRLANHDSFDVVAGDWLAKHKLD; this is translated from the coding sequence ATGACATTCAAGATGATCACCGCTGTTGGCGCATTCGCGCTTATGGCCCTTTCAGCCGCGTCGGTGCTTGCAGCAGGCGATCCGCTGTCAGCAGCCCCTGCTGTGCGAAGCGACACCACGACCATCGTCGTCGGTTCTGCGGATTTTCCTGAAAGCCAGCTATTGGCCACGATCTACGCCAAGGCGTTGGCTGCAAAGGGTGTTCCAGTGGAAACGAAGCTGAACATTGGCAGTCGCGAGGTATATATTCCCGCGCTGCTCGATGGATCGATCGATCTTCTGCCGGAATATGCAGGCGCGACATTAAATTATCTCGACAAGAGCGCCACCGCCCACTCGCCGAGTGATGTCGCCGCCGCCCTCAAGGCGGCCCTGCCGAAGGGAATCTCAATGCTGACGCCTTCCGCAGCGCAGGATTCCGACGGCATTGCCGTGACGCGTAAAACAGCCGAGAAATACAAGCTGAAGACGATCGCTGATCTTACACCTGTCGCATCGCAACTCGTGCTTGGCGGTCCGCCGGAATGGAAGACGCGCAAGGAAGGCATGATCGGCCTCAAAGATCTCTACGGCATAGAGTTCAAGTCGCTAAGAGCGCTCGATGTGGGCGGACCTCTGACGCTTGCGGCACTCGTCAATGACCAGGTGCAGGTTGCAAATCTATTTTCGACTGACCCGGCTATCGCCGAAAATGACCTCGTTGTGCTGGAGGACGTCAAGAATCTTTTCTCCGCTCAAAACATCGTTCCGGTGATCGCCACGCCCAAAGTCAGCGACGTCGTAACCAAAACGCTCGATGCGGTCTCTGCTGCTCTGACGACCACGGATCTTGTTGTCATGAATGGCCGTCTGGCCAACCATGACAGCTTCGATGTCGTGGCCGGCGATTGGCTTGCCAAACACAAGTTGGACTAG
- a CDS encoding LLM class flavin-dependent oxidoreductase has protein sequence MSRQSMILAGFFFNPQGDHRLSWRHPRAPRHEFLDLDYYRRLASIAEGAKLDAIFIADHLGIWDTYGSGLTHYANPRLEPLSLVSALSAVVKDIGFLVTASTSYTEPFNTARMFASIDHISKGRVGWNVVTSALEEEAVNFGRDSNIDHATRYERANEFLDVVKSLWDSWEDDALVIDRSSGVFATRDHVHALNHHGKHFKVKGPLNVPRPPQGHPVIVQAGSSDAGKELAAAQADLHFAIVRSEQEGLAYRADINDRLAKYGRKAESLKLLPGILPIVASSTSEAQEKQAYLESLMLDEVAVDLLSSWAGTDLSIYPLDGPVPDLPEEASYNGWRTWLAIVRNEANKGLSIRQLARKIANTGSVPLVAGTPRQVADELEHWFVSGAADGFNLMFPLLPEDWENFMTQVVPELQRRGLFRTEYEPGTLRERLGLARPANRFSVR, from the coding sequence ATGTCGCGCCAAAGCATGATCCTGGCTGGTTTCTTCTTCAATCCGCAGGGAGACCACCGCCTGTCATGGCGGCACCCGCGCGCGCCTCGTCACGAATTTCTCGATCTCGACTACTACCGCCGGCTTGCCAGCATCGCCGAAGGTGCCAAGCTGGATGCAATCTTTATCGCAGATCATCTTGGCATCTGGGATACCTATGGAAGCGGATTGACCCATTATGCCAATCCCCGGCTGGAGCCTCTTTCGCTCGTTTCCGCCCTGTCCGCTGTCGTCAAGGACATTGGGTTCCTGGTCACTGCATCCACTTCCTACACAGAGCCTTTCAACACGGCCAGAATGTTTGCCTCGATCGACCATATCAGCAAGGGACGCGTGGGCTGGAACGTGGTGACGTCGGCACTCGAGGAAGAGGCGGTCAATTTCGGGCGCGATTCAAACATCGATCACGCCACACGTTATGAGCGTGCCAACGAATTCCTCGACGTCGTGAAGTCTCTATGGGACAGCTGGGAAGATGATGCGCTGGTGATCGACAGGAGCTCGGGCGTTTTCGCCACCCGCGACCATGTGCATGCCCTCAACCATCATGGAAAGCACTTCAAGGTCAAAGGCCCCCTTAACGTTCCGCGCCCGCCGCAGGGGCACCCGGTGATTGTCCAAGCCGGGTCATCGGATGCCGGCAAGGAACTCGCCGCCGCGCAAGCAGATTTGCATTTCGCCATTGTACGCAGCGAGCAGGAAGGGCTTGCCTATCGCGCCGACATCAATGATCGGCTGGCAAAATACGGCCGCAAAGCCGAAAGCCTCAAGCTGCTGCCGGGCATCCTGCCGATCGTGGCTTCATCGACATCCGAGGCGCAGGAAAAGCAGGCATACCTAGAATCACTGATGCTTGATGAAGTCGCTGTCGATCTCTTGTCGAGCTGGGCCGGGACGGATCTTTCTATCTACCCTCTCGACGGTCCTGTGCCAGACCTGCCCGAAGAGGCCAGCTACAATGGCTGGAGAACCTGGCTTGCGATTGTCCGGAACGAGGCCAACAAGGGGCTTTCGATCAGGCAACTGGCGCGCAAGATCGCCAACACCGGTTCCGTGCCGCTTGTCGCGGGTACGCCGCGCCAAGTGGCGGACGAGTTGGAACACTGGTTCGTTTCGGGTGCGGCCGACGGCTTCAATCTCATGTTTCCGCTCTTGCCTGAAGACTGGGAAAATTTCATGACTCAAGTGGTTCCGGAACTGCAAAGACGTGGTCTTTTCCGCACCGAATATGAACCCGGGACACTGCGTGAACGCCTGGGTTTGGCTCGTCCGGCAAACAGATTTTCCGTGAGGTAG
- a CDS encoding LysR substrate-binding domain-containing protein, whose translation MTGVLSLRGLQAFEAAARSGSFVAASEELGISAAAVSQLIRALEEQAGRKLFHRANRRVVLTEAGMDVFPQLLNAFADLRSVARELDGGDHRSSLVISVAPSVAMGWLSARLPDFLRLHGSVDISLRGEDDPVPFERERIDFRLSYGRSHYPQHQVEDIVTDAVYPVCSPAFLDKYGGSLSTESMLGATLIHTDWGPSAASFPSWRTWFEKAGLTPNRQMQRGITANSSMAAIDFACGGLGIALGQGLFCADLVEAGRLVVAMKQRILLANPYCINLPQRSANRPMVTSFKTWFAAECVRCVESPALVT comes from the coding sequence ATGACTGGTGTTCTATCCCTTCGAGGTCTGCAGGCGTTTGAGGCCGCCGCCCGGTCCGGAAGCTTTGTCGCGGCCTCCGAAGAACTCGGGATTTCGGCGGCCGCCGTCAGCCAGCTCATTCGCGCCCTCGAAGAGCAGGCCGGACGCAAACTGTTTCATCGCGCCAACAGGCGTGTCGTGCTGACGGAAGCAGGAATGGACGTGTTTCCGCAACTTCTCAACGCCTTCGCGGATCTGCGCAGCGTTGCACGCGAACTCGACGGGGGCGACCATCGGTCCTCACTGGTGATATCGGTGGCGCCGTCTGTGGCAATGGGTTGGCTATCCGCGCGCCTGCCGGACTTCCTTCGCTTACACGGCTCGGTCGATATTTCCCTACGCGGAGAGGATGACCCCGTGCCATTCGAACGTGAGCGGATCGATTTCCGTCTCTCCTACGGGCGCTCGCATTACCCGCAGCATCAGGTGGAAGACATTGTCACTGACGCCGTCTATCCGGTTTGTTCGCCCGCATTCCTGGACAAATACGGAGGGTCGCTCTCCACCGAGAGCATGCTGGGGGCGACCTTGATCCACACGGACTGGGGACCTTCCGCCGCATCGTTCCCGTCATGGAGAACCTGGTTTGAAAAAGCCGGTCTAACACCGAACCGCCAGATGCAACGCGGTATCACGGCGAATTCATCCATGGCGGCGATCGATTTTGCATGTGGCGGTTTGGGTATCGCGCTTGGTCAAGGACTGTTCTGCGCCGATCTGGTCGAGGCGGGCCGTCTGGTCGTCGCCATGAAACAGAGAATCCTGCTCGCAAATCCGTATTGCATCAACCTACCTCAGCGCAGTGCAAACCGCCCCATGGTGACGTCGTTCAAAACCTGGTTTGCGGCAGAGTGCGTGCGGTGTGTTGAATCGCCCGCGCTTGTCACATGA